The nucleotide sequence AACTCAGGTCGCGGGTTCAGGGTTTTGCGGAATACCGACCGCAGAAACGACATCGACGGGTGCTGTTTTGGAGCAGAATCTACCCTGGACGGTACCCAAAACGGCGAAGATTCGGAGAAGGGGCGAGGAAGATGGCGGAGCGCGCCGATCGAGGTCGGGGAACGTGAGGGGCCCGTCGCGATCGATCGAATACCTCGAAGCGATAGGGGGGTGGATCCCACATGGGGGAATCGATTCGGAAACCTAGATGCCGGTCGACGAGGTAAAAGCGGGCAGCGAATGAGCAAAAGCTCGGGGAAAGCGCCGGTGGTTTGCGCGCTTTATTCCGCACCTTTTCCCCCGCTTTCGATGTCGCCTTGGACATTCTTTTAGTGACTGGACCCTATTTTGAAAAATTTTGCACTTACCCACTAGCTCACCCGAGACATGGAAATGGTCTATTCATGGGTCCCGCATAGACCCACCAGGGTTAATGTCAGCTCCCCGGCCAGAACAAGAGTGGGCGTTTGGGTACGTGGTGGAAATAGTATTTATCCGTTTGGCATTAACAACGGCCAAGCCAATGCTTCCATTGAAATCACGTTATTGTTTTACAcgcataaatataatatatatatatatatttgcataatcGAAAATTAACAAATTtagcattataaattttaatgcatcacATATATCCCTTCATATACTAAAGGTATTTCATATGCACCATTATTGTCAAGATCTGTATGAAAAAATATTATGTTGTTGAAGTTAGAGAactatataaaattattagtataatatgataatatttttaatgtCATATAAATTATTAGATAATTTAATGTAAAATAAAGTTTAAAGGTCAATCAAGCTCAACCACCAATGGATATATGCAAGATTTTAGGTTTTGGATGTCGTATATTTATACTAAATTATTGATCCTTATACCATAAACATCGTAGCCAGTATTCTAACTCCCACACCCACAACTAAATCCAAAGCCATGTGACCATATTAATTGCAAAAATGGATCTAAAATATAAGCAATGCCAATTATACTTTTAATTagattaatataaaataaatatattcagTTTAGGGAGTGTTAAGAATATAAAAGTATATAGATCTTATCTCATATACTGACTTAAGCCTTTAGATGTAATGACattgatcaaaatttaagatGACATCAAATAGAAAACTAAAATTAGCTCACTCTCAATTTTATCAGTACTATTGGAAGAGAaaacactttgaagaaattagaacaGACAAATCATGTTACTCGAGAACATTTTTCATCAGACAACAAGAATTCCCATTTCTGCAAGTAACACAAAGAGTTCTAACACATTCCAAGTGTAACTTGTGAAAATATAACTAATTTCCATAGTGGTCACACGATAAACAATCAGAAACTATCCTTACACAATGATGACTGATACAGTAACACTTCGAATGTTATATCGTTAAGTAAAGCAAATGACTGTTTCTATTATTTCGAGTTAGACAGCTCCATCTTGTTTCTcaggaagaattttaatgatgtcAGAAGCccggaaagctccattcatgagctCAGGAACAGACAGTTTCAGATCAAAAGTAATTCTCTGGAGTACATAGCATAGTGTCGTTACATCCTGCATTGCTCTGTGTGCTGGTCCGTCTAAAGGAATTTCATAGTGCTCACGAAGTGccttcaacgaaaaggaaggaagCTTTGATCCTGCAAAGTagaataaataaacaaaaatagTTTAAAAAGTATAATTAAACTTGGATGGGTATTTGGGTTTTTTTATTctcataaataataaataaaaacaacaAGACTGTAATGTCTTTGCCCTGTAAAAACTCGAtaatagtatattttatttttatctaatcctAAACTACTTCCAGCACGGCACAGTCTGATCTAGGGTGTTGTCAATAGGTCACATGCATCCTAGTGTCAGGTTGAGAGACTTATACCAGACCTATGTGACCTAGGAATCATGCCAAAAGTTCAAAATCAAACTCAATCTCATCAATCACACAAAGAACAGCATGATTGACCCATTTTCGACAAATTGGACCTACCcctttacaagaaaaaaatgttgaGATTGATATGCTAATCCAAAAATGGCACATTCAACACAGTTAACAGTGTCGATTCAAGTCACTGGTGTCAGTTCCTATAGTCTTCTAGTAGTTGGGTCAATCGTGTCAACCTATTTATGATCCAAACCCACCCAATCCTGCTAATTTTGTGTTGCATTCATGTCAAGTTTTTTCTGTGTTGAGTCAAGTTACAACACCCCCAAGTCTGCGTCCTGAGTGAGTTTAACCTAGCAAGACTTTGTAAATCACACTAGACAATAAGAGCACATCCACTAGAGGAAGTGGGGTGAAAAACAGTATCATGATCTAGTTAACTTACCTTGAAGTTATTTCTGAAATTCAATTTTTTTACTGCAGAGGTAGAACAAACAATTTTATAGGGATTACAAAAAAATGTGATATATATTTTCAGGATATACCAAAATTGTTATAAACCAACACCAACGAGAATCAAACTTAAGTTAATACAACAAAAACCTCAAATTTCGTAATACCGACTTTCTAGATTTTACAGTTTTGCATGATATTGGCTAATCAAGAAATGTGGCTTGCAACCTGAATTACCATATTGTGTCCAGTACTGCCACTTTTGAAGAACTGACAATGACCTAATCAATTAAGAGACATTAGGACTATTACACTGTGACATCTCATTACCAAATTAACACAAGCTAACTAAGTATTCTAATCATGATCAAAGTAATAGCTAGCCACACAAAATATTCTAGAATCTATTGATTCTTGGAGTTATCAAATAGATGAGAACCTATTATTTCTAATGAAATGCCCTTTTATTCTGGTCAATGTCATCAACACTGGTATCAGATACAATCAACAGATAGGACTAATGAATCAGTAATTTGTAATTTAGGAAAGAAATTTGTGATACAAGAAATAGGACAAATGAATCGGTGACCTACCATCTGCTTTCACCAGCTGGCGTGCAAGTGGAAGAGTGTCAACAAACATCCAGTCTGGAGGAATCTCCACGGAGCAACGCTGGAATTCTTTGATCATGAAAGGTACATCAAACCGACGTCCATTGTGAGCAACCCATATTACTGGTCTTCCGTCCACTTGGCGGCTCCGAACGTATTGCAGTAGGATAGGAACTAGCTCCCTAAACCTATGCTAAAATAATGAAAGTAAGATAGAGGAAATAGAGCATAGTTATCGAAACTTTTTCATGGAACCAGCAACAGGAAAGTTCAATTTTAGAAAATGTTACACATAAAATAAACATTTCAACAAAAGCATGCACATGCTGGACCTTACAAGCCAATCCTTGTTCAGAAAAGCAAGAATGAGAATGATCTTTCTCAAACTAATTGCAGTACCCTAGGAAAGATGACAATCTTCTGGTTCCATCAAAATTTCCTTGTTTGACATGTTGTCACACTGCTGACTCGCAGCCTCGTAGCATTAACTTCATACTTCTATTTCAAGATACCATGCTTTTTATGTATGCATGATACCATCAATAAGGAGATCAAATGTTCAATGAAATGGAAATGTCACCTGATACCACGTATGTGAAATCTGATGGAAAGAACAATGTCCTCTACATTATGGATATTTGGAAATGAATAATGAACCATCTTTACATACTACATTATATACACAGTTGAAGCATTtccaaaattgaaatggttagcaATGCACATCAGTTGCAACCATGAATATGCTAAAAATGCAAATTCAGAACAGTCTATTGTGTTTGTGTGCCTCTTACTTGTGTGTACGTGTATACATGCATGCCCAACTCTATGTGCATGAATATAAATGAGACAATAAATTTACTTTGTTCAAGCATTTACATTAAAAAATGATTTAGAATATCGGAAGCAATTAATTGAAAATTATTATGTCAAACTCTGCTGTTGAGATAGAAAATTTAATAGCACCACAATAATTTACCAATGGTTCATTTTTTTGGCAACAACCATAAATTGAATTGTTTACTCCAACAGAGATAATAACAAGCAGATAAGCAAATCTAGAGCCTTCAAGAATAGACAAGCATACGTTGGGACATCAGGCTTGTTGACCATATAAGTGCGAATTCCATGAATATACGCATTTAATACATCTTTTTCAGGATTTATAAGGGTTTGGAATGTACTGTTCTTGCCACCAATAAGATCACGAAGTGCAAACTCAATAATCCTTTCATTTTGACGACTGAACCCAGTGGTTTCAATATCAAAAACAAGAATAGTTGCAGGCCGGTCAAAGGCTTTCCTGATAGAAATATTTTCTTGGATATGGTAACACTGAACAGCTTTAAGTTTGTTAAGTTCTGGCTGATTGATATCTTTATTTGTTGATGATCTGACCGTTACTTTGTCAACCTTCCACTCAGGATGGCTACATGATGTAATAAAACTCCGTGGCTCCCATCTCAACACTTGTACCAGGCGTCTTAACTGTTGCAGTTGACGTCGCCTAGTGTTATAAGGTTTCTCAGGAACCAATGTCGTACTAAATCTGAGAAATGTGAAAGTTGAATTGCTTCCGAGACTGTTCCACAATTGATATAAATTTGCTGACCAGATAGAAGCTAAGGACATTCTTTAAAGAGAGTGGATTTGGCATCAAGGATCTCCCAGCATCAAAACTCATATGAAAATCACCAACATCTGGAGTTCTGCAAACAAAAGTGCATCAGTGTACTGCTAAAATTCCCAGAATCTGCATCAACTTAGCATGTTTTAATCCTAAATGCAAATGTAAGGAGATCAAATCAAACTAAGATTTATTCGGGCAAAGGCCTTAAGACATGTATAGTATTTTGATCGATTTTCCACCATAAAAAGGTTTTCCAGACTGCCAAATTTGACCAACACAGAAATCTTGCTTCACGTCTATGCAAACTCTGTAACAGTTATTGACCAAAGATGTACTATGCCCTTGATTCCAAAATTCATCAGAATATCAGATACTTAAAAGGCATTCTGGAAAAACGtctcatttaaatcataaacattaatGCATTAATACTAccatgaaaaaataataaattgtaaCGCAACAGTAACCCAATATCTTCCCGCATAATGAATGAACTATAATACAAAGATTATAATAAAATAGTCGATAACACAGATATGACCGCTAGTTATGTTATTCCTGCATCACTACAAGAAAACATTCCTTGATGAACAGTTAAATGATACCGCAGAATTTCCATGAACATCCAGAAAGCGATTTATTGTGTTAAATACAATAATAAAAGATTCCTGCAAAGTATCACAATAAATGCTAATAACAACcgtcaaacaaaaaaaagaacttaTATATGCCAATTTTCCATATGCTACTCCATGCTTGATGAAATGCCTGAAAGAGAACAATCGCACAGGATACATAAAACCACAAAAGAGCATCTCTGAAATTGCTACAATGTCCTTACACTGCATATGAAACATATAAAACAGTCGACACGGACAATCAATCAACAAACCACAAAAATCGTGACCACAAGCCATATGCTCGACAAAATTCCAGAATGAGAGATCCCAGCAGAGACTGCCCACAAACCCACTCGAAGAACAAGAGAAATCATACATACAAGAGCGGATCTAAGACAAGAAGAAGTACCAGGAAAAGTAGCACGCGACAGAGGGTGGACGGCCGAGGAAGGAAGGTATAGAGAACGATCACGGCGTGGGGCAAGTGGTGGTTATAGAAAAGCTTGCTTGGCTTGTGGGGAGAGGAAACGGCCGTAGACTTGGGGGTGGGAGAAGCGTGAGCTCGGTGGTGTTCTCCGGATCAAGGGGCAAGAACCACTCAACACGGCACGTGCCTCCGGTCAGAAGACACGGTCTCGGAAGCGATTTAAGCGGGGAGATCCCGTGTTGCCTTTTTTTTCCTCCTATTGGTTGAAATTTAATTGGGATTTGTAAAAGAAGCTTCGAATTAAGTCTGTTTTTCTAATTTAATTAGTATTTGTAAAACTCGTTAAAATTCAATCTGTTTTTATTATTGACAATAATTTACTATTAATAATttccttaaaaaaattaaaataatattttttatttataactcCAATATTACATatcttactcttttttttttctatttttcaccgCAATACCTTATTTCGCTCTTCTACGCCTCTCCACTTGATGTTGATGCCTCCAATGCTCGCTTAATGTCCCCTACGTTGTCCATATAAATAGCTCTCTTGCCTTCTCAAAGAAGCCTCTAACATCATAGAGGCATTAAGGTAATCAAGCTTCAACAACCATTCGAACAGTTATTGTCGCTTCTGTTAACAACCTTTATAGGGGCCATCCCCCTTAAACGCACTCACTCAGATCATTATCGATTATATCGAAAAATAGGACTAAAAATA is from Musa acuminata AAA Group cultivar baxijiao chromosome BXJ3-8, Cavendish_Baxijiao_AAA, whole genome shotgun sequence and encodes:
- the LOC135644712 gene encoding exonuclease DPD1, chloroplastic/mitochondrial-like isoform X2: MSLASIWSANLYQLWNSLGSNSTFTFLRFSTTLVPEKPYNTRRRQLQQLRRLVQVLRWEPRSFITSCSHPEWKVDKVTVRSSTNKDINQPELNKLKAVQCYHIQENISIRKAFDRPATILVFDIETTGFSRQNERIIEFALRDLIGGKNSTFQTLINPEKDVLNAYIHGIRTYMVNKPDVPTELVPILLQYVRSRQVDGRPVIWVAHNGRRFDVPFMIKEFQRCSVEIPPDWMFVDTLPLARQLVKADGSKLPSFSLKALREHYEIPLDGPAHRAMQDVTTLCYVLQRITFDLKLSVPELMNGAFRASDIIKILPEKQDGAV
- the LOC135644712 gene encoding exonuclease DPD1, chloroplastic/mitochondrial-like isoform X1, translated to MSLASIWSANLYQLWNSLGSNSTFTFLRFSTTLVPEKPYNTRRRQLQQLRRLVQVLRWEPRSFITSCSHPEWKVDKVTVRSSTNKDINQPELNKLKAVQCYHIQENISIRKAFDRPATILVFDIETTGFSRQNERIIEFALRDLIGGKNSTFQTLINPEKDVLNAYIHGIRTYMVNKPDVPTFRELVPILLQYVRSRQVDGRPVIWVAHNGRRFDVPFMIKEFQRCSVEIPPDWMFVDTLPLARQLVKADGSKLPSFSLKALREHYEIPLDGPAHRAMQDVTTLCYVLQRITFDLKLSVPELMNGAFRASDIIKILPEKQDGAV